In Polyangiaceae bacterium, the genomic window CAAGGCGAACCTGCCGAGCGAGGCCGACAGCGTGGCCAAGAAGCAGCTCAAGCGCCTGCGCTCGATGCAGGTGGGCAGCGCGGAGTACACGGTGGTCCGCACCTACCTGGACTGGATCCTCGATCTTCCGTGGAGCACCTCCACGGAGGACAACATGGAGATCATGGAAGTCCGGAAGGTCCTCGACGAGGACCACTACGGGCTCGAGAAGGTCAAGAAGCGCATCGTCGAGTACCTGGCGGTTCGCAAGCTGAAGAAGGACAAGAAGGGCCCGATCCTCTGCCTGCTCGGGCCCCCCGGCGTGGGCAAGACGAGCCTCGGGCGCAGCATCGCCCGGGCGCTCGGCCGCAAGTTCGTCCGCGTCTCCCTCGGTGGTGTCCACGACGAGGCCGCCATCCGCGGTCATCGCCGCACCTACGTGGGCGCGCTGCCGGGCCAGATCATCCAGGGCATGAAGAAGGCCAGCACCATCAACCCCGTCTTCATGATGGACGAGGTGGACAAGATTGGGCACGACTTCCGCGGTGATCCCAGCGCCGCGCTGCTCGAGGTGCTCGATCCCGAGCAGAACAACACCTTCGCCGACCACTACCTGGAGATCCCCTACGACCTGTCGAACGTGATGTTCGTGGCGACGGCGAACGTGGCCGATCCGATCCCGCCGCCGCTACGCGACCGCATGGAGATCCTGGAGATCCCCGGCTACACGCGGCGCGAGAAGCTCGCGATCGCGCGCCAGCACCTGATCCCGAAGCAGCTCGAGGAGCATGGGCTCAAGGAGGAGCAGGTGAAGATCCTGGACGAGGCCGTCGAGGAGATCATCGAGCACTACACCCGGGAGGCAGGCGTCCGCTCCCTCGAGCGCCAGATCGCCAGCGTCATCCGCGGCGTGGCCGTGAAGGTCGCAGAGGGCGACCACACGCCCCGCGTGATCAAGACCGAGGACGACCTGCGCGAGTACCTCGGGCCCGTGAAGTACACGAGCGAGGTCGCGGAGCGCACGGAGGAGACGGGCGTGGCCACGGGCCTGGCCTGGACCAGCGTCGGCGGCGAGATCCTCTTCATCGAGGCGACCCGCATGTTCGGCTCCGGCAAGCTCCAGCTGACCGGCCAGCTCGGCGACGTGATGAAGGAGAGCGCTCACGCGGCGCTGTCCTACGTCCGCACCAACGCCGAGAAGTACAACATCCCCAAGGACTTCCTGGAGAAGAGCGACATCCACATCCACATCCCGGCCGGCGCGATGCCCAAGGACGGGCCCTCCGCCGGCGTCACCATGTTCACCGCGCTGGTGAGCCTGCTCACCGGCATCCGGGTGCGGCACGACGTGGCGATGACCGGTGAGATCTCGCTGCGCGGGCGGGTGCTGCCCATCGGCGGTCTCAAGGAGAAGACGCTCGCCGCCCACCGGGCGGGCATCAAGCGCGTGCTGGTTCCCGAGCGGAACAAGGCCGACCTCGAGGAAGTGCCGAAGGAGGTCCGGGACGAGCTCGAGTTCGTCATCGTGAACAAGCTCGACGAGGTCCTGGCTGCGGCGCTCGAGAGCATGCCGCAGCCGAGCCAGGCGTATCTCGACGCCGTGGCTGCCGGCAAGGAAGCCCAGCCGCACTCGAACTGACTCAGCCGGTACGCGCCAGCTCGGCGCCCCGGCACTCGAAGCGCCTGAGCACGACCTTGCCGGCCATCCAGGAGCCGACCAGGAGCGCGCTGCCAGTCCAGACGGCGCGCGCATTCGAAGCGGAGAACGCCTGCGGCAACAGCGGGCCGAGCCCACCGAGCGGGCCGGACAGGTCGAGGGCGAGGCGCGGCGTGCCGGGGGCGCTGAACAGCGGCCGCCCCAGGCGGCACTCGAGCTTCACGGCTGAGAGGTCCACCTGGCGCTCCCGGGCGTTCAGGTCCCCGATGCGCACTCCGCGCCGCGCGTCGCCGCACTGGAACACGAACAGCGCGTCGTCACCCACCTTCGTCGCGCCGAGCGGAAGACAGCCGGGCGCTGGCGTCGCGACGCCGACGTAGAACGGCTCTCGCTGCCGCATGAAGGTGGTCACGTCGGGTCGGCGGTCGGCCTGCGAGCAGAAGCCGTAGTGCCAGCGCTCCTTCACCAGCTCGAAGCCGGCCAGGGGCGCCGAGCATGGGCTCGGGACGCTGATGGGCAAGCCACGTGGTTCAGGCCCGGTGGCGAGGAGCTCGCGGAAGCGGAACTGCGCGCAGCTCGGCCCTTTGGGCTCCGCGCAGGGCTCGTCCGCCCCGCGCACCAACGCCACCATCTCGTTCTTGTCGCTCACCGCGAAGCCGACGTGCCCGCGCTTGGTGACGTCCCCGAGCGTGGCGGCCGTCAGGGCGAACACGGGAGAAAACGAGCGCGTCTCGGCGTCGCCCAGGGTGCCCCAGCTGGCCGCCCCGGTCGCGGAGCGCGTGACGAAGGCCAGTCCGACGCGGCTGCCCAAGCTGCCACCCGCCAGCTCGACCACGCTCTCTTCGGGCGCGCCGGGGACCGAGAGCGCCTCGCCACGGGCTCGTCCTGCGGCGTCGAGCAGCGCGATCTGGAGGCCGCTCGGGCCGCCCCAGGCCAGGAGGGCGCCGTCCTCGACTGCGAGGAGCTCGAACGCCACCTCGCCGCTCACGGGGCGCTCGGGCAGCGGCGCGAGCGGCGGCTCCACGCTGGGGACGAGTGACGGGGCCGGCGCCGGGGGTCCCGGGCGTGCCTTGCAGGCCGTGAGGAGCAGCAGCGCTGCGAGCGTCAGCGATCGTCCCACAGTCGGATCCCGCCGCGCAGTCCCTGGACGTTCTCGAAGCGCACGACGTTCTCGGGCAGCTCGACCTGGAGCTTCTTGGCGTTGCCGCCGCCGAGGTAGAGCAGGTCGTAGTTGAAGATGGGAGCGAGCTGGTCGAGCATCTCGCGCACGCGCCGGCTCCAGCGCTCCTTGCCGACGCGGTCGAGCTCCTTCTCCGCGACGCGCTCCTCGTAGGTCTGCCCCTTCTTGAACGGGTGATGACCGAGCTCCAGGTTCGGTACCAGGTGGCCGTTCGTGAACAGGGCCGCGCCGAGGCCCGTGCCGAGCGTCAGCACCATCTCGACCCCCTCGCCGCGCACCACGCCGTAGCCTTGCAGATCGGCGTCGTTGACCACGCGGGTCGGCCGGTCCGCGAGCTCGGCGATCTCCGTCTCGAAGGCCTGCCCGGCCCAGAGCGTGGTGTCCAGGTTCGGCGCCGTCTTGACCACCCCGTGGCGCACCACCCCGGGGAAGCCCACGCTCACGCGGTCGAACGGCCGCTGCTCTGCGAACATGCGCCGGAGCACCTCGAGCACGGCCTCGGGCGCCGCCGGGCGCGGCGTGAGCTCGCGGCTTCGCTCCGTCACCGGATGTCCGGCGGCGTCCAGGACCAGCATCTTGATCCCGGTGCCGCCGATGTCGACCGAGAGGGTTCGCGGGGAGGCGGTGTTCATGCGAGGAATGGGCTCCGGCCCGCGAGCGTAGACGAGCGAGGCGGCGCTGCCCATGGTTCGGGCTCCGGTTCTTCGCGCTTGGTGGCGTCCGCCGCTGTCCGCCTTAGTCGAGGTCGTTGTCGAGGTGCACTCAGGAAGCGTCAGGCGACTTGCCCCAGCTGACCCGGGGAGCGCGCCGGCCTCGCCGGTGTTTCCGTGGGTCTTGGTCTCAGTGGCGGATCGCGATCCGCTCATGCAAAGACCGAGACCGAGGGCACGCTTCGGTCTTCGGGTTGCGGCGGTCGAACGAGGCCGGTACCGTGGCGCGCCCGTGTCCCGCTTGGGCCTCTTCGCCTGGATTGGTCTTTGGGCGTGCGCCGAGGCGCCGGCGCCGGCGGAGCCGCAGCCTGCGCCGGGCGCTGCCGGGCAGAGCGCGGTCGTCGCGTCGCCGGCGGAGCCCGCCGCGAGCGAGTGCCGCGCGCGCATCGCGGCCGCCGAGGGCGCGCCCGCCGAGCCTGGCGCACCGGGCTTCGAGGCGCGTCGCGCCGAGATCTTGGGGCGCGCCAAGGCCGAGCCGGTGTTGTTCCGCCGCGCACCGAAGCCCGCGGAGGACGTCTCGACCGAGGTGCGGAGCCTGCGGGCGCAGCTCGCGGCGAGCCCCTCACCGGGCTGGGCGCTGCACGGCGTGTTCAAGACCGTGCGGAACCGGCCCGAGGTGGCCCGCGCGCTTCTGCTCTCGGAGGGCTACCTCTACTCCGAGATCCCCGAGCTCGCCGCCAGCTTCGTCGACGTGGTCGAGCTCCATCACCTGTTCTCCGAGCCCGAGATCACCGTGCAGCGCGGCACGCAGCTCCTGCGGGCGAAGAAGAACAAGGGCTTCTGGTACGAATACGTGGACGGACCGGAGCGCGGGCAGCGCGCACGCTTGCTCCTGCTCGACCGCGTCTGGCCGAGCGGCAAGGAGCCGGGACCGCCGCTCCACCTGAGCCTGCGCGGCGTGGTGCTCGAGGCCGGCATCGAGCGCGTGCGCGTGCGGCACATCGGCGCCGAGCACGTCGTGATGGACGCGCGGCACGGCAACGACTGGGTCCCGACGCTGCTCTCCATCAAGGAAGGCGGCAGGCTCTCGGTCGAGTGCCAGGCCGTGCCCGAGGGCAGAGATGACGAGGTGGCGCACGCGCGGGAGCTGGCTCTCAGGCGGCAACGTGTGCTCTCCAGCTTGCGCTCCGCCATCGTCGAGATGGTCGGCGAGGCGTTGCCCTTCGACGAGCCAAGGACGGAAGAAGGCCAACAGGACGGCAACCTGCGCCCCGCTTGGCGCTGGGCCTACACCCACGGCTGGGACTCGTACACCTTCAACGACGACACCTACCTGGTGTTCGACGCCAAGGGCCGGCCCAAGGTACCGCAGGTGTGCATCGACTTCGTGACCGATGCCTTCGAGCGCGCCGGCGGGACCTGGTGGGCGCCGAGCGGGGCCGAGCGAGAGCGCATCCGCGGCAGCGTGGACTTCGACGACATCGGCATCGTGAACCGGCGCAGCGTGGACGTGTTCATCCGTTTCGCCGCAGAGCGGCCCGAGATGTTCGACGTGTACGGCTTGGGGGAGAGCGAGCGCGTGCGTTTCTTCGAGCGCCAGACGTTCTTCACGCACCTCGCGGAGCACGCGGACCGCTACTTGCCCGGGGACGTGGTGGCGATTCACGGACCGCGCAGCGACGGGGAGAACCACTGGCACTCCTTCTTCGTCTACGACGCCGACCCGATCACGGGCCTGCCGACCCTGCTCGCGTCGAACGCCGGCAAGCCGCGCATCCGCTCCTGGGAGGGAGAGATGCGGGCGGCTCCGCGGCGCAGCATCCACACCCGGGTGCGGCCACGCCTCGGTTGGCTCGAGTCGATCGTGAAGCCAGATACGGCGGTGACGGAGCGCGAGCCGGCGCCGCTGATCTCGGCGCCCATCTGAGCCATGAAGCGCGCGCTCCCGGTCCTCGTGGCACTCGCGCTCTCGGCCTGCGCGAGCCCGTCTCCGAACGCTCGCTGGCGCCCCGATCCACCCCCGGCCAAGGGCACCGCCGTCTCGGCCCCCGCGCCGCGTGACGACGGGCGGCTACCCGCCGGGGTCAGGCCCACCCGCTACAACCTGGAGCTCACGGTAGACCCGAGGGACAAGAGCTTCTTCGGGCGGGTGCGCATCGGCGTCGAGGTGGCCACGCCGACGCGGGTCATCGTGCTGCACGCCAAAGGGCCGAAGATCCTCACCGCGGCCGTGAGCTCGGAGACGCAGAAGCTCTGGGCCAAGGCGAGCACGCGTCGGGCGGCCCACGGCAAGGAAGAGCCGGAGGAGCTGGTGCTCGAGCTCGAGCGGGAGCTGCCGGCGGGCAAGGCCGAGATCGACCTGCAATACGAGGCGCCGTTCGGCCCGAGCCTGGGCGGCCTGTACCGGGTGGAGGAGGGCGGCCAGAGCTACGCCTTCACCCAGTTCGAGCCGAACGATGCGCGGCGCGCTTTCCCGTGCTTCGACGAGCCGGGCTTCAAGGTGCCCTATCAGCTGTCGCTGACCGTGCCGGAGGGATTCACGGCGGTCGCCAACACGCCAGAGCTCCGGCGGCGCGAGAACCGTCAGAGCGGCCTGGTCAGCTACGAGTTCGCGCCCTCGCCGCCGCTGCCTTCCTACCTGGTCGCGTTCGCGATCGGCGCTTTCGAGATCCGTGAAGGCGCGCGGGATCCGGTGCCGATCCGCCTGGTGACGCTGCCGGGCAAGAGCCGGCTGGGACAGCTCGCCCTCGACGTCGCGCGGGAAGAGCTCGGCGTGCTCGCGGACTACTTCGGCGTCGCGTACCCCTACGCGAAGCTCGATCTCGTGGCCGTCCCCGAGTTCGGCGCCGGCGCCATGGAGAACGCGGGGCTCGTCACGTTCCGCGAGGAGCTGCTCCTGCTCGACGAGGCGCGGGCGTCCCTGGACGCGCGCCGAGGCCTGTACGGCATCATGGCGCACGAGCTCGCTCACCAATGGTTCGGCAACCTGGTGACCATGAAGTGGTGGGACGACCTCTGGCTCAACGAGGGCTTCGCCACCTGGATGGGCGCCAAGGTCGTCGAGCGCGTCAAGCCCGCGTTCGGCGTGGATCTGGAGCGCGTCAGCGACAAGCAGTGGGTGATGGGCGTGGACATGCTGGCGAGCGCGAGGCGCATCCGCCAGCCGGTGCGCGGGTCGAGCGAAGCCCTGGAGGCCTTCGACGGCATCACCTACGTCAAGGGCGCGAGCACCCTATCCATGATCGAGAGCTACGTGGGGGAGGCCGCGTTCCGGCAGGGTGTCCGCGACTACTTGGGCACTCACCGCTTCGGCAACGCCGAAGCCCGGGACCTGTTTTTGGCGCTGGGCAAGACCAGCGGCAAGGACGTGGCCAGCGTGATGAGTAGCTTCGTCGATCAGAGCGGCGTGCCGCTGGTCGACGTGTCGTTCGGCTGCGAGGGAAAGAAGCTCGCGATCACGCTGAGTCAGCGCGAGTACCGTCCGCTCGGGAGCATGGCGCCGTCCGCCGCCAAGAGCTGGCTGGTCCCGGTGTGTCTGGGCTTGCCGAACGAGCGCGTGTGCACGCTGCTCGGCAAGGAGCCCGCCCGCGTGGAGCGCGAGGTGAGGAGCTGCCCGGCCGCCGTGCACCCCAACGCCGACGAGCGCGGCTACTACCGCTACGGCTTGCCCAAGGCCGCGTTGCTCGCCCTCGCCAAGCAGCCGACGCTCTCGCTGCGCGAGAAGGTCGGGCTGCTCGGCAACTCTTGGGCGCTGGTCCGGAGCGGCGACCTCGAGCTCGCTACCTACTTCGAGCTCTTGCCCCACTTGCTCTCGGGGCAGAGCCACGTGCTCTGGGACCAGCTCACGGATTCCTTGCGCGAGGTTTCGCGGGCCCTGGAGAGCGACTCGACGCGGAGCGCGTTCCAGGCGCGCGTGCGCCTGCTCGCCGGCAAGGAGGGCAAGCGCTTGGGTTTCCGTCCGACCGCTGGCGAAGCCGAGGGCACGAAGCTCGCCCGCAACCTGGTGCTGAGCCTGCTCGGCGATCTGGGCGCCGAACCCTGGGTGCTCGGCGAGGCCGACAAGCTGGCCGGAGCATGGCTCGACCAGCCCGGAGCCGTGGACCCGGACGTGGCGCGGGTGGCGCTGCCGCTGGCAGCGAGGCGAGGGGACGAGAAGCTCTTCATCCGCCTCTTCGAGCGCATGAAGCAGGCGAGCACGCCGGAGGAGCGTCTGCTGGCTTTGTCGGGCCTGTCGGCCTTCGACGATCTGGTGCTGGTCGAGCGTCTGCTCGGCTACGCGCTCGACGGCAGCATCAAGGTCTCGGATCTGCGCTACGTGTTCCCTCCGCTCTTCCAGCGCCGGGCGACTGCGAAGCCGACCTACCTGTGGCTGACTCGGCACTTCGACGCGCTCAAATCCAGGCTGCCGAGCTTCGCGATCGGCAGGTTTCCATGGGTGGCGGCCGCGTTGTGCGACGAGTCCGCGGTGGCGGAGGCCGAAGCCTTCTTCCGGCCGCGCCTCGAGCGAATCGAGGGGGCGGACAAGCACCTAGCCCAGGCGGCGGAGGCGGGTAAGCTCTGCGCCGCTCTGCGCGCCGGGCGGTCCCGGGCGTTCGAGGAGCTGTTCGGAGGCAAGCCGTGAGCAAAGAGCGCATCAAGTTCCCCGTCCGTATCGGTCTGCTCGGCTGTGGCACCGTCGGCGGCGGGGTGATCCGACTGATCCAGGACAATCAGGAGTACCTGACCTCGCGAGTCGGCGCGCCGCTCGAGATTCGCCACGTCCTGGTCCGCGACCCGGAGAAGGACCGCGTGCCGGAGTGCCGCCGTGAGTGGATCACGACGGACGCCGAGGAGCTGCTCGGCAAGGACATCGACGTCTTGGTCGAGGTGATGGGCGGCGAGGAGCCGGCGAAGTCGCTGATCGAGCGCGCCATCCGCGAAGGCAAGAGCGTGGTCACGGCCAACAAGCTGCTCCTGGCCAAGCATGGGCCGGAGTTGGTGGACGAAGCCGTCGAGGCAGGTGTGGACCTCGCCTTCGAGGCGTCCGTCGGCGGCGGCATCCCCATCATTCGTACGCTGCGCGAGGCGCTGACCAGCGACTGGGTCGAGAGCGTCCACGGCATC contains:
- a CDS encoding M1 family metallopeptidase, whose amino-acid sequence is MKRALPVLVALALSACASPSPNARWRPDPPPAKGTAVSAPAPRDDGRLPAGVRPTRYNLELTVDPRDKSFFGRVRIGVEVATPTRVIVLHAKGPKILTAAVSSETQKLWAKASTRRAAHGKEEPEELVLELERELPAGKAEIDLQYEAPFGPSLGGLYRVEEGGQSYAFTQFEPNDARRAFPCFDEPGFKVPYQLSLTVPEGFTAVANTPELRRRENRQSGLVSYEFAPSPPLPSYLVAFAIGAFEIREGARDPVPIRLVTLPGKSRLGQLALDVAREELGVLADYFGVAYPYAKLDLVAVPEFGAGAMENAGLVTFREELLLLDEARASLDARRGLYGIMAHELAHQWFGNLVTMKWWDDLWLNEGFATWMGAKVVERVKPAFGVDLERVSDKQWVMGVDMLASARRIRQPVRGSSEALEAFDGITYVKGASTLSMIESYVGEAAFRQGVRDYLGTHRFGNAEARDLFLALGKTSGKDVASVMSSFVDQSGVPLVDVSFGCEGKKLAITLSQREYRPLGSMAPSAAKSWLVPVCLGLPNERVCTLLGKEPARVEREVRSCPAAVHPNADERGYYRYGLPKAALLALAKQPTLSLREKVGLLGNSWALVRSGDLELATYFELLPHLLSGQSHVLWDQLTDSLREVSRALESDSTRSAFQARVRLLAGKEGKRLGFRPTAGEAEGTKLARNLVLSLLGDLGAEPWVLGEADKLAGAWLDQPGAVDPDVARVALPLAARRGDEKLFIRLFERMKQASTPEERLLALSGLSAFDDLVLVERLLGYALDGSIKVSDLRYVFPPLFQRRATAKPTYLWLTRHFDALKSRLPSFAIGRFPWVAAALCDESAVAEAEAFFRPRLERIEGADKHLAQAAEAGKLCAALRAGRSRAFEELFGGKP
- the lon gene encoding endopeptidase La → MSEKKKPASSAPTSDEEVRFGDELAVLPIRNAVLFPGAVAPFDVGREKSVALVEDVHNLSSPVIAIFAQRDPSTDDPGADDLYPVGCAARVLKALKHSSGNYSLILQGLTRIRLDGLTQSTPYLKAKIAKVEAPPVEDVEAEALAMSLRDVAKQVIQLMPELPREAGSLIDSIQAPGALADLVAANLDAPVEEKAQLIETIEVKERIRKVLRLLTRQLEILKMRERINSQIKEEMGKNQREYVLRQQLKAIKEELGEDEGDQGDLDGLEERIAKANLPSEADSVAKKQLKRLRSMQVGSAEYTVVRTYLDWILDLPWSTSTEDNMEIMEVRKVLDEDHYGLEKVKKRIVEYLAVRKLKKDKKGPILCLLGPPGVGKTSLGRSIARALGRKFVRVSLGGVHDEAAIRGHRRTYVGALPGQIIQGMKKASTINPVFMMDEVDKIGHDFRGDPSAALLEVLDPEQNNTFADHYLEIPYDLSNVMFVATANVADPIPPPLRDRMEILEIPGYTRREKLAIARQHLIPKQLEEHGLKEEQVKILDEAVEEIIEHYTREAGVRSLERQIASVIRGVAVKVAEGDHTPRVIKTEDDLREYLGPVKYTSEVAERTEETGVATGLAWTSVGGEILFIEATRMFGSGKLQLTGQLGDVMKESAHAALSYVRTNAEKYNIPKDFLEKSDIHIHIPAGAMPKDGPSAGVTMFTALVSLLTGIRVRHDVAMTGEISLRGRVLPIGGLKEKTLAAHRAGIKRVLVPERNKADLEEVPKEVRDELEFVIVNKLDEVLAAALESMPQPSQAYLDAVAAGKEAQPHSN
- a CDS encoding ROK family protein, producing the protein MNTASPRTLSVDIGGTGIKMLVLDAAGHPVTERSRELTPRPAAPEAVLEVLRRMFAEQRPFDRVSVGFPGVVRHGVVKTAPNLDTTLWAGQAFETEIAELADRPTRVVNDADLQGYGVVRGEGVEMVLTLGTGLGAALFTNGHLVPNLELGHHPFKKGQTYEERVAEKELDRVGKERWSRRVREMLDQLAPIFNYDLLYLGGGNAKKLQVELPENVVRFENVQGLRGGIRLWDDR